From Drosophila suzukii chromosome 2R, CBGP_Dsuzu_IsoJpt1.0, whole genome shotgun sequence, a single genomic window includes:
- the LOC108019612 gene encoding G protein alpha q subunit, which translates to MSKNLVSMFLECCESGEDKEHKLMNKLIDLEIRKERKKSKFEFKLLLLGTGESGKSTFIKQMRIIHDNGFSETEKQKYIKLVFQNVFMAMQSIIKAMEILNISYGQEEHRELADLVMSIDYDEVTVLKDPYLNAIKTLWNDDGIQECYVRRREYQLTDSAKYFLGDIARIEQAEYLPTDQDILRVRVATTDIHEYPFNLDGLQISMVDVAGQRSERRKWIHCFSNVTAIIFLAALSEYDQVLFESENVNRMEESKYLFQTIIHYEWFQDKSVILFLNKNDLLEEKIKNSHLVDYFPEYDGPKGDAIAAREFILKMYNDLTRRPKKSNKPDISIYSHFTVATNTENIRFVFAAVKDTIQESYLKIFNME; encoded by the exons ATGTCAAAAAATCTAGTAAGCATGTTCTTAGAGTGCTGTGAATCGGGTGAGGACAAGGAACACAAGCTTATGAACAAGTTAATAGACCTCGAAATACGCAAGGAAAGGAAGAAGTCGAAATTCGAGTTTAAGCTGTTGCTGTTGG GAACCGGCGAGTCTGGAAAGTCAACATTCATCAAACAGATGCGAATTATCCATGACAATGGCTTCTCGGAGACAGAAAAGCAAAAGTACATCAAACTAGTTTTCCAAAACGTATTCATGGCCATGCAGTCAATCATCAAGGCCATGGAAATTCTGAATATTTCCTATGGTCAGGAGGAGCATAGA GAACTTGCCGATCTGGTGATGAGCATCGATTACGATGAAGTCACCGTTTTAAAGGATCCATATTTAAATGCCATTAAAACTCTTTGGAACGATGATGGTATCCAGGAGTGTTACGTTCGTCGTAGAGAATATCAGCTAACTGATTCAGCAAAATA ttTCCTGGGCGACATAGCTCGAATTGAACAGGCTGAGTATTTGCCAACCGATCAGGATATTCTCCGTGTTCGAGTGGCCACAACTGACATTCATGAGTATCCATTCAACTTGGATGGCCTTCAGATAAG TATGGTGGATGTCGCAGGTCAGCGGTCAGAGAGAAGAAAATGGATTCACTGTTTTTCAAATGTGACAGcaattatatttttagcaGCCCTATCGGAATACGATCAAGTCTTGTTTGAATCTGAAAATGTT AATCGAATGGAggaatctaaatatttatttcagaCTATAATTCACTACGAATGGTTTCAAGATAAATCAGTAATTCTTTTCCTTAACAAAAATGACTTGTTAGAAGAGAAAATAAAGAATTCACACTTGGTAGACTATTTTCCTGAATACGATG GTCCAAAGGGAGATGCTATCGCAGCCCGAGAATtcatattaaaaatgtataatgatTTAACGCGGAGACCCAAAAAATCGAATAAACCAGATATAAGCATTTATTCACATTTTACCGTTGCTACAA ATACCGAAAATATTAGGTTTGTGTTTGCAGCCGTTAAGGACACAATTCAGGAATCATACTTAAAGATTTTTAACATGGAATAA